Proteins encoded within one genomic window of Salipaludibacillus agaradhaerens:
- the spoIVB gene encoding SpoIVB peptidase produces MNLRIRKITGILLLVILFSAAFYPPVQKYLHIPHNVEVFEGQTLEFPEFTTVFTHDKSAVTVDNEQGVTGKAPSKSNVSLQAMGVPIKSTEVTVYPELKVIPGGQSIGVRVHTDGVLVVGYHLMDTEAGKVSPGEASDIRVGDSIIKMNGKAIEEMSDVQPVVQEAGKNGETIKFEIKRNGRKMEKELTPVKGKGDQRYHLGLYIRDSAAGVGTLTFYEPESKKYGALGHVISDMETKEPIEIDKGEIIRSNVTSIEKGLTGEPGEKLARFSNDKKILGDIAKNTQFGIFGTLKDQLEESTEIEPLEIGLSQQVKEGPAEILTVVEGDEVKRFNIDIISSTPQESPATKGMVIKVTDKELLDKTGGIVQGMSGSPIIQNDKIIGAVTHVFVNDPSSGYGCHIEWMLNDAGIDLNDEEKKAS; encoded by the coding sequence TTGAATTTACGGATCCGAAAAATAACGGGAATACTTCTCCTTGTTATTCTGTTCTCTGCGGCATTTTATCCACCTGTTCAAAAGTATCTCCACATCCCACACAATGTGGAAGTATTTGAAGGACAGACATTGGAATTTCCAGAATTCACTACTGTGTTTACGCACGATAAATCCGCTGTCACTGTGGACAACGAACAGGGAGTCACAGGTAAGGCACCCTCAAAAAGTAATGTTAGTTTGCAGGCAATGGGAGTCCCAATAAAATCTACTGAAGTGACTGTTTATCCAGAATTAAAAGTAATTCCAGGAGGACAGTCAATTGGGGTTAGAGTTCACACAGATGGCGTACTTGTAGTTGGATATCATCTTATGGACACAGAAGCAGGAAAAGTATCACCGGGAGAAGCATCAGATATACGAGTTGGTGACAGCATTATCAAAATGAATGGCAAAGCAATTGAAGAGATGAGTGACGTACAGCCAGTCGTTCAAGAGGCAGGTAAAAATGGTGAAACCATTAAATTTGAAATTAAACGAAATGGTCGAAAGATGGAGAAGGAATTAACACCAGTGAAAGGAAAAGGTGATCAACGGTATCATCTTGGGTTATATATTAGAGATTCGGCGGCTGGGGTAGGAACATTAACTTTTTATGAACCAGAATCAAAAAAATATGGTGCGTTAGGACATGTCATTTCCGATATGGAAACGAAAGAACCTATCGAAATTGATAAAGGGGAAATTATTAGGTCGAATGTTACATCAATCGAAAAAGGACTAACTGGAGAGCCTGGCGAAAAATTAGCACGCTTCTCAAACGATAAAAAAATATTAGGTGATATTGCAAAGAATACGCAATTTGGTATATTTGGGACATTGAAGGATCAATTAGAAGAAAGTACAGAAATAGAACCTTTAGAAATTGGCCTCTCACAACAAGTTAAGGAAGGACCAGCTGAAATACTCACTGTTGTCGAAGGGGATGAGGTAAAACGTTTTAATATTGACATTATAAGCAGTACTCCACAAGAATCTCCTGCAACAAAGGGGATGGTGATTAAAGTGACTGACAAGGAATTATTGGATAAAACAGGCGGGATTGTACAAGGAATGAGCGGTAGTCCTATAATACAAAATGATAAAATTATTGGCGCTGTCACCCATGTATTTGTGAATGATCCATCTTCAGGATACGGATGTCATATTGAGTGGATGTTAAATGATGCAGGAATCGACTTAAATGATGAAGAGAAAAAAGCAAGCTAA
- the recN gene encoding DNA repair protein RecN codes for MLMELSIRNFAIIDEISISFEEGLTVLTGETGAGKSIIIDAIGLLIGGRGSVDFVRHGSKRAEIEGMFSVESSVSKELAALLEDMGIASNEEQTIVLRREMTTQGKSICRVNGKLTTLALLREVGQLLVDIHGQHEHQHLLQADKHLTFLDRYAGTSLEKTKREFEKLYEQFIKKRDQLLQLSENEQQMAQRLDLIQYQFKEIENAKLELDEDKELEDERQKLNNSEGLYKTVHGTYESLYGEGKGLEWVMAAMNQIEEAASMDPELHTVKETIANCYYLLEESSFSLRDYYEGIAFDPDRLNTIEARLSEISQLKRKYGDTVNDILEYASTIEEEMDTLTNREQRLVQWEEELSSLVKDLTIEAEHLSQLRQKHAVKLKKAIQQQLKELYMKDTVFDVAFNKVSATNVTIQQLLKSSPFNKTGLDQVSFMVATNQGEPLKPLAKVASGGEISRMILALKAILAKHEGVTSIIFDEVDTGVSGRVAQAIAEKIYRVSIGSQVLCITHLPQVAAMADTHLFIEKKQQSGRTQTVVRPLNETEQTEEISRMISGVEITDLTRQHARELIIQAKETKVI; via the coding sequence ATGCTGATGGAATTATCGATTCGCAACTTTGCAATTATAGACGAGATATCTATATCTTTTGAAGAAGGCTTAACAGTACTGACGGGAGAAACAGGTGCGGGGAAGTCAATTATTATCGACGCAATTGGTCTTCTTATTGGAGGGCGTGGATCCGTTGATTTCGTTAGGCACGGAAGTAAACGAGCAGAAATAGAAGGGATGTTCTCAGTAGAATCTTCGGTTTCAAAAGAGTTAGCTGCATTACTAGAAGATATGGGGATTGCTTCTAACGAAGAGCAAACCATTGTCTTAAGAAGGGAAATGACAACACAAGGTAAAAGCATTTGCAGAGTGAATGGGAAGTTGACGACATTGGCTCTTCTTCGAGAGGTGGGGCAACTGCTTGTTGATATACATGGGCAACATGAACATCAACACTTACTACAAGCAGATAAACACTTAACGTTTCTTGACAGATATGCTGGTACCTCTTTAGAAAAAACAAAGCGTGAATTTGAAAAGCTTTATGAACAATTTATTAAAAAACGCGATCAACTTCTTCAGCTTTCAGAAAATGAACAGCAAATGGCCCAACGGTTAGATTTAATACAATATCAATTTAAGGAAATTGAAAATGCTAAATTAGAGCTGGATGAGGATAAAGAACTAGAGGATGAAAGACAAAAATTAAATAATAGTGAGGGCCTTTATAAAACTGTTCATGGCACTTATGAATCTCTTTACGGCGAAGGTAAGGGCCTTGAATGGGTAATGGCAGCCATGAATCAAATAGAAGAAGCAGCAAGTATGGATCCGGAATTACATACGGTGAAGGAAACCATTGCTAATTGTTATTATTTACTGGAGGAATCATCTTTTTCCTTAAGAGACTATTATGAGGGAATTGCGTTTGATCCTGATCGATTAAACACAATTGAAGCAAGACTAAGTGAAATTAGTCAATTAAAACGAAAATATGGTGACACGGTAAACGATATATTAGAATATGCTTCAACAATTGAAGAAGAGATGGATACACTTACAAACAGAGAGCAAAGACTTGTACAATGGGAGGAAGAGCTTAGCTCTCTAGTTAAAGATTTAACTATTGAAGCAGAGCATTTATCACAATTACGGCAAAAGCATGCAGTCAAATTAAAAAAAGCGATTCAACAACAACTAAAAGAGCTCTACATGAAAGATACGGTGTTTGATGTAGCATTCAATAAAGTATCAGCGACTAACGTGACTATTCAGCAGCTATTAAAGTCCAGCCCGTTTAACAAAACTGGTTTGGATCAAGTGTCGTTTATGGTTGCAACGAATCAAGGAGAACCGCTAAAACCTCTTGCTAAAGTGGCTTCGGGTGGGGAGATTTCCCGGATGATTTTAGCCTTGAAAGCGATTCTTGCAAAGCACGAAGGGGTGACATCGATTATTTTTGATGAAGTAGATACTGGTGTGAGTGGCCGAGTAGCACAGGCGATAGCAGAAAAAATTTATCGTGTTTCAATTGGTTCACAAGTATTATGTATTACTCATTTACCTCAAGTAGCGGCGATGGCAGACACGCATTTATTTATTGAAAAGAAACAACAAAGCGGAAGGACACAAACGGTTGTTCGTCCATTAAATGAAACAGAACAAACTGAAGAAATAAGTCGCATGATATCTGGTGTTGAGATCACTGATTTAACGAGACAACATGCGAGAGAATTAATTATTCAAGCGAAAGAAACAAAAGTAATATAG
- the ahrC gene encoding transcriptional regulator AhrC/ArgR: MNKGQRHIKIRDIIANQDVETQDDLVDQLRSAGFNVTQATVSRDIKELHLVKIPMMDGRYKYSLPSDQRFNPLQKLKRALMDSFVSIDHTNNLIVMKTLPGNANAVGALIDNLDWPEIMGNISGDDTILIICRQNADTAPLTEKFLNML, from the coding sequence ATGAATAAAGGACAGCGACATATAAAAATTAGGGATATTATTGCGAATCAGGACGTGGAAACACAAGATGACCTCGTAGATCAATTAAGATCAGCCGGCTTTAATGTGACACAAGCGACAGTAAGTAGGGACATTAAAGAGCTTCACCTTGTCAAAATCCCTATGATGGATGGCCGATATAAATATAGCCTTCCTTCAGATCAGCGCTTTAACCCGTTACAAAAGTTAAAAAGAGCCCTAATGGATAGCTTCGTCTCAATAGACCATACAAATAATTTAATCGTCATGAAAACATTGCCAGGTAATGCTAACGCTGTAGGAGCGCTAATAGATAATTTAGATTGGCCGGAAATAATGGGGAATATAAGTGGAGATGATACCATCTTAATTATATGTCGCCAAAATGCGGATACAGCACCGCTTACTGAAAAATTCCTTAACATGCTTTAA
- a CDS encoding TlyA family RNA methyltransferase produces the protein MKKERIDVLLVEKGLVETREKAKRTIMAGLVLADGERIDKPGTKVSIEVALSVKGQAIPYVSRGGLKLEKAIEAYQLSLSNKIMLDIGASTGGFTDCALQAGVKKVYALDVGYNQLAWKIRQDDRVIVMERKNFRYATIDDFKEGQPNFATIDVSFISLKLILPPLKNVLTNDGEVVALIKPQFEAGRDEVGKKGIVRDAKVHAKVIEDIIRFCESLCFSVMGLTFSPIRGGEGNIEFLVYLKNTQGPLSPLQTSEIQQVVTEAHHQ, from the coding sequence ATGAAAAAAGAACGGATAGACGTATTATTAGTTGAAAAAGGACTCGTTGAAACGAGAGAGAAAGCTAAACGTACCATTATGGCAGGTTTAGTGCTTGCAGACGGTGAACGAATAGACAAGCCAGGTACCAAAGTATCTATAGAGGTGGCGTTATCTGTTAAAGGGCAAGCCATTCCTTATGTAAGTCGTGGAGGATTAAAGCTTGAAAAAGCAATAGAGGCTTATCAATTAAGTTTATCAAATAAAATTATGCTAGATATTGGTGCTTCTACTGGTGGCTTTACTGATTGTGCTCTTCAAGCAGGGGTAAAAAAAGTTTATGCTTTAGACGTAGGCTATAACCAGTTAGCGTGGAAAATTCGCCAAGATGACAGAGTGATTGTGATGGAGCGGAAGAACTTTAGATACGCGACCATTGATGATTTTAAGGAAGGACAGCCTAACTTTGCAACCATTGATGTGTCGTTTATTTCCTTGAAACTCATTCTTCCGCCTTTAAAGAATGTTTTAACAAATGACGGCGAAGTGGTAGCCTTAATCAAGCCTCAATTTGAAGCAGGAAGAGATGAAGTAGGCAAAAAAGGTATTGTAAGAGATGCAAAAGTTCATGCGAAAGTAATTGAAGATATTATACGCTTTTGCGAAAGTTTGTGCTTTTCTGTAATGGGCTTAACTTTTTCTCCTATTCGAGGAGGCGAAGGTAATATAGAGTTTCTTGTTTACTTAAAAAATACACAAGGCCCCCTGTCACCTCTACAAACAAGTGAGATACAGCAAGTGGTGACAGAAGCGCACCATCAATAG
- the dxs gene encoding 1-deoxy-D-xylulose-5-phosphate synthase: MDLLSIKDPVFLKKFSNKELEVLAQEIREFLIGKLSVTGGHLGPNLGVVELTLVLHQLFNSPKDKFLWDVGHQAYVHKILTGRADQFDKLRQYQGLCGFPKRSESEHDVWETGHSSTSLSAAMGMALARDLKGTEETIIPVIGDGALTGGMALEALNHIGHEQTDMIVILNDNEMSIAPNVGAINTMLGRMRTAGKYQRAKDDLEMLIKKIPAFGGRLAATAERVKDSLKYLLVSGMFFEELGFTYLGPVDGHDLEDLKSNMTYARKTKGPVLIHVITKKGKGYAPAENDAKGTWHGLGPYKIESGEVVTKPGPPSYSGVFANTLKRLAREDDRIVAITAAMPGGTKLDSFAAEFPNRMFDVGIAEQHATTMAAGLATQGMKPVFAVYSTFLQRGYDQLVHDVCRQNLNVFFAIDRAGLVGADGETHQGVFDISYLRHLPNMTILNPKDENELQHMIYTATKYEDGPIAVRYPRGGGAGLKMDSELKEIPIGQWEVLREGSDLAILTFGTMIPVALEAAERLSSQGIHVEVVNARSIKPLDEIMLNKLTKEEKPIMTIEEAALLGGFGSAVLEYLNENNARSIIMERLGIPDRYIEHGSVPQLLEEIGLTSENVVARIQQMLPKKRKRA; this comes from the coding sequence TTGGATTTGCTCAGTATAAAGGATCCAGTTTTTTTAAAAAAATTCAGCAATAAAGAGCTAGAAGTACTTGCTCAAGAAATTCGAGAATTTCTTATTGGGAAACTGTCTGTGACAGGTGGGCATCTTGGTCCTAATCTCGGTGTTGTTGAACTTACTCTTGTTCTTCACCAACTATTCAACAGCCCAAAAGATAAATTCCTTTGGGATGTAGGGCATCAAGCATATGTACACAAAATACTGACAGGACGAGCGGATCAGTTTGATAAGCTTAGGCAATACCAAGGCTTATGTGGCTTTCCTAAGAGGTCGGAAAGCGAACATGATGTATGGGAGACGGGTCACAGCTCTACCTCCTTATCAGCAGCGATGGGTATGGCTTTAGCAAGAGATTTAAAAGGTACAGAAGAGACAATAATACCAGTTATAGGGGACGGTGCTCTAACAGGGGGTATGGCCTTGGAAGCGCTTAACCATATTGGGCATGAGCAAACAGATATGATCGTTATTTTAAATGATAATGAAATGTCTATCGCTCCGAATGTTGGTGCAATTAATACGATGTTAGGGAGAATGAGAACGGCAGGTAAATATCAACGGGCCAAAGATGACCTTGAAATGCTTATCAAAAAAATCCCTGCATTTGGCGGTCGTCTTGCTGCTACAGCAGAACGTGTTAAAGATAGTCTTAAGTATTTACTCGTTTCTGGCATGTTTTTTGAAGAGTTAGGATTTACGTATTTAGGACCTGTAGACGGGCATGACCTTGAAGATTTAAAAAGTAACATGACGTACGCTAGAAAAACAAAAGGACCTGTCCTTATACATGTGATTACAAAAAAAGGAAAAGGTTATGCCCCAGCTGAAAATGATGCGAAAGGAACGTGGCATGGTCTTGGACCTTATAAAATTGAATCTGGTGAAGTGGTAACAAAACCTGGCCCACCTAGTTACAGCGGTGTATTTGCTAATACATTAAAACGTTTAGCTAGAGAAGATGACAGGATTGTGGCCATTACAGCGGCAATGCCAGGAGGAACGAAGCTGGACTCTTTTGCAGCTGAGTTTCCTAATAGAATGTTTGATGTAGGAATAGCTGAGCAACACGCGACTACGATGGCAGCAGGTCTTGCAACACAAGGAATGAAGCCTGTCTTTGCTGTTTACTCAACATTTTTACAGCGCGGCTATGATCAACTTGTTCATGATGTATGCCGTCAAAATTTAAATGTTTTCTTTGCTATTGATAGGGCAGGTCTTGTAGGGGCTGATGGAGAGACACATCAAGGTGTTTTTGATATTTCTTATCTTCGTCACCTTCCAAATATGACAATCCTCAATCCAAAAGATGAAAATGAACTACAGCACATGATCTATACAGCGACGAAATATGAGGATGGCCCAATTGCTGTCAGGTATCCTCGTGGGGGCGGCGCCGGTTTAAAAATGGATAGCGAGTTAAAAGAAATTCCAATAGGTCAATGGGAAGTCCTTCGAGAAGGGTCAGACCTAGCAATTCTTACATTTGGTACGATGATTCCTGTTGCTTTAGAAGCAGCAGAACGGTTATCTAGTCAAGGGATTCATGTAGAAGTCGTCAATGCCCGTTCAATTAAGCCTTTGGACGAGATAATGTTGAACAAATTGACGAAAGAAGAAAAACCGATTATGACCATCGAAGAAGCGGCTCTTCTAGGTGGCTTCGGGAGTGCCGTCTTAGAATATCTTAATGAAAATAATGCCCGATCAATTATTATGGAGCGATTGGGGATTCCAGACCGATATATTGAGCATGGCAGTGTACCACAGTTATTGGAAGAAATTGGTTTGACGTCAGAGAATGTGGTGGCACGCATCCAGCAAATGCTCCCAAAGAAACGAAAACGGGCCTGA
- a CDS encoding polyprenyl synthetase family protein, whose product MEAQMEKFLAQEKVTIDEKLIEHITQLNAPESLKDSMIYSLKAGGKRIRPILLLATLKGFGKDLNKGYDIACAIEMIHTYSLIHDDLPAMDDDDLRRGQPTNHKVFGEALAILAGDGLLTYSFTIVSQLQSVEDHIKIELVQKISQAAGPKGMVAGQVADMEAEGRDLDLEELQEIHHRKTGDLLSLSLECGALLAEASQEEMHILTRFGKHLGLAFQIKDDLLDVEGDENVLGKRVGSDATNEKNTYPKILGVEKAKETLTYHLNEAHKLLAQVDMDQTLLRQLTNYIGERAN is encoded by the coding sequence ATGGAAGCACAGATGGAGAAGTTTTTAGCTCAGGAAAAAGTGACTATCGATGAAAAGCTGATTGAACACATAACGCAACTCAATGCTCCTGAGTCACTAAAAGACTCGATGATTTACTCTTTAAAAGCAGGCGGTAAACGAATTCGTCCCATTTTATTACTAGCTACTCTCAAAGGGTTTGGAAAAGATTTAAATAAAGGTTATGATATTGCCTGTGCGATCGAGATGATCCATACCTATTCATTAATTCATGATGACTTGCCAGCGATGGACGACGATGATTTACGACGAGGACAGCCAACAAACCATAAGGTCTTTGGAGAGGCCCTTGCTATCCTCGCAGGTGATGGATTACTGACATACAGTTTTACAATTGTTTCTCAACTTCAAAGTGTAGAAGATCACATTAAAATTGAGCTTGTTCAAAAAATATCTCAAGCGGCAGGTCCTAAAGGCATGGTTGCCGGCCAAGTTGCTGATATGGAAGCAGAGGGTCGAGATTTAGATTTAGAAGAATTACAAGAAATTCATCATAGAAAAACAGGTGATCTTCTCTCTTTATCATTAGAGTGTGGTGCGCTATTAGCTGAAGCTTCACAAGAGGAAATGCATATATTAACACGATTTGGGAAACATCTAGGGTTAGCTTTTCAAATAAAAGATGATTTGCTGGACGTGGAAGGAGACGAAAATGTCTTAGGCAAACGAGTTGGTAGTGATGCCACAAATGAAAAAAATACGTATCCTAAGATTCTTGGAGTGGAAAAGGCAAAAGAAACATTGACCTATCACTTAAACGAAGCACATAAGTTATTAGCACAGGTAGATATGGATCAAACGCTTTTACGGCAATTGACGAACTATATAGGAGAAAGGGCAAATTGA
- a CDS encoding exodeoxyribonuclease VII small subunit, producing MAKNNESHTFEESMEALENLVEKLEKGDVPLEEAITMFQEGMTLSKECHDRLQKVEKQMAEVLSEDGEISNFQVEEES from the coding sequence ATGGCGAAAAATAACGAGTCGCACACATTTGAGGAATCAATGGAAGCATTAGAAAACTTAGTGGAAAAATTAGAAAAAGGTGATGTTCCTCTCGAAGAAGCCATCACTATGTTTCAAGAAGGTATGACATTATCAAAAGAATGTCACGATCGCTTGCAAAAAGTAGAAAAGCAAATGGCTGAAGTTTTATCTGAGGATGGCGAAATTAGCAACTTCCAAGTAGAAGAGGAGTCATGA
- the xseA gene encoding exodeoxyribonuclease VII large subunit yields MNGDFLSVSDLTRIIKQRLDTEQALQNVWLRAEISNFKRHSRGHMYFTLKDNNSRVQSVMFAGNNRYLKFLPEDGMRVLIRGDISVYEPYGQYQLYVKEMQPDGIGNLYLAFEKLKKKLEMAGYFNETRKKSIPRMPRSIAVITSPTGAAVRDIMTTLARRYPLAKVTLLPVLVQGPDAPNSIARAIKQANEVVSFDVIIVGRGGGSLEELWAFNEEVVAEAIYQSDIPLISAVGHETDVTISDFVADLRAPTPTAAAELAVPDAEDLTTNVIERKRRLTRAMKHLISQEKERLAYLTRSYAFRYPKQLLLQKEQDLDRMKERLVRETERVLQKKSDSQQKLNQRLALLHPQEKIKKESDRLVQNDIALKRYMAEVVKERRHKLSLQVSKLDLLSPLKMMDRGYSLVYSEDNALVKSIAQAPVSSPITVQLKDGKLKCQVQKQEKNNNDG; encoded by the coding sequence ATGAATGGAGATTTTCTCTCAGTTAGCGATCTGACAAGAATAATTAAACAACGGCTCGATACAGAACAGGCTCTCCAAAACGTGTGGCTAAGAGCAGAAATATCCAATTTTAAACGCCATAGTAGAGGCCATATGTATTTTACGCTAAAAGATAATAACTCACGAGTTCAATCAGTGATGTTTGCAGGAAATAATCGTTATCTTAAGTTCTTACCCGAAGATGGTATGCGCGTCCTTATTAGGGGGGATATCTCAGTATATGAACCTTATGGCCAATATCAGCTATACGTCAAGGAAATGCAGCCTGATGGGATCGGTAATTTATATCTTGCCTTCGAAAAGTTAAAAAAGAAATTGGAGATGGCAGGCTACTTTAATGAAACGAGAAAAAAATCAATCCCTAGGATGCCTCGGTCCATAGCTGTTATTACTTCACCAACAGGTGCTGCTGTAAGAGATATTATGACGACATTAGCGAGGCGATACCCATTAGCCAAAGTGACCTTATTACCTGTCCTTGTACAGGGGCCAGATGCTCCTAATTCTATTGCGAGAGCTATCAAGCAGGCGAATGAAGTCGTTAGCTTTGATGTCATCATTGTGGGAAGGGGCGGTGGGTCACTGGAAGAATTGTGGGCTTTTAACGAAGAAGTTGTGGCCGAAGCAATCTATCAATCTGATATTCCCCTTATTTCGGCCGTTGGACATGAAACAGATGTGACGATCAGTGACTTTGTTGCCGATTTACGAGCACCTACCCCTACAGCTGCTGCTGAATTAGCGGTGCCAGACGCAGAAGACCTAACAACTAACGTTATAGAACGAAAACGGCGGTTAACGAGAGCTATGAAACATTTAATTAGTCAAGAAAAAGAGAGGCTCGCCTATTTAACACGGTCTTACGCATTTCGTTACCCTAAGCAGCTGCTTCTTCAAAAGGAGCAGGACTTGGATCGGATGAAAGAAAGGCTTGTTAGAGAAACAGAGAGAGTTCTTCAAAAGAAATCTGACAGTCAACAAAAATTGAACCAACGACTCGCTTTGCTTCACCCTCAGGAAAAAATTAAAAAAGAATCTGACAGGCTAGTACAAAATGACATTGCGCTTAAACGATACATGGCTGAAGTAGTGAAAGAACGACGGCACAAACTTTCTCTGCAAGTGTCAAAGTTAGACTTACTCAGTCCATTAAAAATGATGGATAGAGGATACAGTCTTGTATATAGCGAAGATAACGCCCTTGTTAAATCTATCGCTCAAGCACCTGTTTCTTCACCAATAACAGTGCAATTAAAAGATGGAAAACTGAAGTGCCAAGTGCAAAAGCAAGAAAAGAACAACAATGACGGATGA
- the folD gene encoding bifunctional methylenetetrahydrofolate dehydrogenase/methenyltetrahydrofolate cyclohydrolase FolD, with amino-acid sequence MSAIIISGKELAQEKRQNMKLQTEELKQKGMVPGLAVILVGEDPASQSYVRAKERACKEIGVHSELDELPVSISEEELLQKIDELNKADHIHGILVQLPLPDHISEEKVIEAIDPVKDVDGFHPINIGRMMIGQEAFLPCTPFGIVEMIKSKNIELQGKHVVVIGRSNIVGKPVGQLLLNEHATVTYCHSRTKNMSDYTKKADILVVAVGRPLMINADHMKEGAVVIDVGVNRNEEGKLVGDVDFNSAKEKASYITPVPGGVGPMTITMLLHNTILSAERHLKEEN; translated from the coding sequence ATGAGTGCTATCATTATTTCTGGAAAAGAGTTAGCTCAGGAAAAAAGACAAAATATGAAATTACAAACAGAGGAATTAAAACAAAAAGGGATGGTTCCTGGCTTAGCGGTCATACTTGTAGGAGAAGATCCTGCATCGCAATCATACGTTAGAGCAAAGGAGCGGGCGTGTAAAGAGATAGGCGTTCATTCCGAACTTGATGAATTACCTGTCTCAATTTCTGAAGAAGAGCTCCTTCAAAAAATTGATGAATTAAATAAAGCTGATCATATTCATGGAATACTTGTTCAGTTACCGCTACCTGATCACATCTCTGAAGAGAAAGTCATTGAAGCCATTGATCCTGTAAAAGATGTGGATGGTTTTCACCCCATCAATATAGGGAGGATGATGATCGGCCAAGAAGCCTTTTTGCCTTGTACGCCATTTGGTATCGTAGAAATGATTAAATCAAAAAATATCGAACTCCAAGGGAAACATGTTGTGGTCATTGGTCGCAGTAATATTGTTGGAAAACCAGTAGGCCAGCTGCTGTTAAATGAACATGCGACAGTTACTTATTGTCACTCTCGTACTAAGAACATGTCAGATTACACCAAAAAGGCAGATATTTTAGTTGTGGCAGTAGGGCGTCCGTTAATGATAAATGCAGACCATATGAAAGAAGGGGCCGTTGTCATTGATGTAGGCGTTAATCGAAACGAAGAGGGAAAATTAGTGGGAGATGTAGATTTTAATTCAGCAAAAGAAAAAGCCTCATACATAACACCTGTCCCAGGGGGGGTAGGGCCAATGACAATCACAATGTTGTTGCATAATACAATCCTCTCTGCAGAAAGACACCTAAAAGAGGAGAACTAA
- the nusB gene encoding transcription antitermination factor NusB, with product MNRRLARIRTVQALYQIEMTETAPSEAMASVLQDNEVPDDFFHGLVNGTVSHLQEIDRLLTDALEHWSINRISRVDRAILRLAVYEMKYETDIPVNVSINEAIDLAKGFAGEEESGKFANGVLSKIAETLEK from the coding sequence ATGAATCGCAGATTAGCTAGAATTAGAACGGTACAAGCATTATATCAAATCGAAATGACTGAAACGGCCCCATCTGAAGCGATGGCATCCGTCTTGCAAGATAATGAAGTTCCTGACGATTTTTTTCACGGACTTGTTAACGGAACAGTATCACACTTGCAGGAAATAGATCGTCTTCTAACTGATGCGCTTGAGCATTGGTCCATTAATCGTATTTCTCGTGTAGACCGAGCAATTTTACGACTTGCTGTGTACGAAATGAAATATGAAACGGACATTCCTGTTAATGTTTCCATAAATGAAGCCATTGATTTAGCTAAAGGCTTCGCAGGAGAAGAAGAATCAGGGAAATTTGCCAACGGTGTCTTGTCTAAAATTGCTGAGACACTTGAAAAATAA
- a CDS encoding Asp23/Gls24 family envelope stress response protein: MSENHLIHMSEDKSDLGKVEISPEVIEIITGLAASEVEGIAMLRGNFASGVAERLGRKSAHGKGVKVDLVNDGVKLDVYVITNYGVSIPEVCHKVQENIVQTLKNMTAIQVLTVDIHVVGVHFETRNEQEATKKN; this comes from the coding sequence ATGTCAGAAAATCATCTGATTCACATGTCTGAAGATAAGAGTGATTTAGGGAAAGTGGAGATCTCTCCGGAAGTCATTGAAATTATTACAGGTCTTGCAGCTTCAGAGGTAGAAGGGATTGCTATGCTCAGAGGTAACTTTGCGTCTGGAGTAGCCGAAAGACTAGGACGAAAAAGTGCTCATGGTAAAGGTGTTAAAGTAGACTTAGTTAATGACGGGGTTAAGCTGGATGTCTATGTCATAACAAATTATGGCGTATCTATCCCAGAAGTGTGCCATAAAGTTCAGGAAAACATCGTTCAGACGTTAAAAAACATGACGGCTATTCAAGTTTTAACTGTTGATATCCATGTGGTAGGTGTTCATTTTGAGACGAGGAATGAACAAGAAGCTACAAAAAAGAACTAA